A window of Brachybacterium fresconis contains these coding sequences:
- a CDS encoding DUF6069 family protein, with the protein MHSTSTTPDTASIGHRVRPGPAVAALGAAVAVGLLVRGAATALGGLPLEVPGAGQSVGPGSVTAAALLGGAAAWLLLALLGRRPGGRARWTRLGILVLVLSLIGPVVSGAAGGVLLVLEGMHLLVGTVLILGLRRSAVPRSAAGRTVTAEAS; encoded by the coding sequence ATGCACAGCACCTCGACCACCCCCGACACCGCATCGATCGGACACCGGGTGCGGCCGGGCCCCGCCGTCGCCGCGCTCGGGGCGGCCGTCGCCGTCGGCCTGCTGGTCCGGGGCGCGGCCACGGCGCTGGGCGGGCTCCCCCTCGAGGTGCCCGGCGCCGGGCAGAGCGTCGGACCGGGCTCCGTCACGGCAGCCGCCCTGCTGGGCGGCGCGGCAGCGTGGCTGCTGCTGGCACTGCTGGGCCGACGACCCGGTGGACGGGCGCGATGGACCCGGCTCGGCATCCTCGTTCTCGTCCTGTCCCTGATCGGGCCGGTCGTCTCCGGTGCCGCCGGAGGCGTTCTGCTGGTTCTCGAGGGGATGCACCTGCTGGTCGGGACGGTGCTGATCCTCGGGCTCCGCCGAAGTGCCGTGCCGCGGTCCGCGGCCGGGCGTACCGTGACCGCGGAGGCATCATGA
- a CDS encoding amino acid ABC transporter permease: MSAAPGILFDAPGPRAKRTVLVANLIALAGVLVVAALVLLQLDRQGQLAPNQWANALNGNAWANYYLPGLQFTLQSSGIAVVTAMVFGLVFGFLRLAPFAIIRGASGVVVEFFRAVPVLVMMFFLYFFISRRIAPTGLIASEDSAYFAVIVGLTVYNGAVIAELIRAGVKSLPKGQREAAAAVGMTRNQSLRVVEVPQALTAMLPSLLSQFVVILKDSALGFLIGFYELLQYSRQLGSGYSNILQTLVVAAVIFIVINYILTWLATKLAGTLSSRTGGATAPVTSTTMVSTMGQDVK, from the coding sequence ATGAGCGCCGCGCCCGGCATCCTGTTCGACGCGCCCGGCCCGCGGGCCAAGCGCACCGTCCTGGTCGCGAATCTGATCGCCCTGGCGGGCGTCCTCGTGGTCGCGGCGCTGGTGCTGCTGCAGCTGGACCGACAAGGCCAGCTGGCTCCGAACCAGTGGGCGAACGCGCTGAACGGCAACGCCTGGGCCAACTACTACCTGCCCGGCCTGCAGTTCACCCTGCAGTCCTCGGGGATCGCCGTCGTGACGGCGATGGTCTTCGGTCTGGTCTTCGGCTTCCTCCGCCTGGCCCCGTTCGCCATCATCCGCGGAGCCTCCGGCGTCGTCGTGGAGTTCTTCCGCGCCGTTCCGGTGCTGGTGATGATGTTCTTCCTGTACTTCTTCATCTCCCGCCGGATCGCCCCCACGGGTCTGATCGCCTCGGAGGACTCCGCCTACTTTGCGGTCATCGTGGGACTGACGGTCTACAACGGCGCCGTGATCGCTGAGCTCATCCGGGCGGGCGTGAAGTCCCTGCCCAAGGGGCAGCGCGAGGCCGCGGCCGCCGTCGGCATGACGCGCAACCAGTCCCTGCGGGTCGTCGAGGTGCCGCAGGCCCTCACGGCGATGCTGCCGTCGCTGCTGAGCCAGTTCGTGGTGATCCTGAAGGACTCGGCCCTGGGGTTCCTGATCGGCTTCTACGAGCTGCTGCAGTATTCCCGGCAGCTCGGCTCCGGGTACTCGAACATCCTCCAGACCCTCGTGGTCGCGGCGGTGATCTTCATCGTCATCAACTACATCCTGACCTGGCTGGCCACGAAGCTCGCCGGCACCCTGTCCTCCCGGACCGGCGGCGCCACCGCCCCGGTCACCTCCACCACCATGGTCTCCACCATGGGCCAGGACGTGAAGTAG
- a CDS encoding 1-acyl-sn-glycerol-3-phosphate acyltransferase: MLRLLLSRAFWTLSRWRLTGERRPQRSTVLVGAPHTSNWDFVLMLALAWRLRIKIHWLGKHSLFVGWRGPIMRALGGIPVDRSDPSRIVAEVVQRVHAGEEFGLVVTPDGTRSGNTHWKSGFYRIARQAGMPVTLGYVDGPTRTAGLGPTFDLTGDVAADMDRIRTFYADKRGVRPAHRVEPRLREEDRED, encoded by the coding sequence GTGCTGCGACTCCTCCTCTCCCGTGCGTTCTGGACCCTCAGCCGATGGCGGCTGACCGGTGAGCGCCGACCGCAGCGCTCCACCGTGCTGGTCGGTGCCCCGCACACCTCCAACTGGGACTTCGTGCTCATGCTCGCGCTGGCCTGGCGGCTGCGGATCAAAATCCACTGGCTGGGGAAGCACAGCCTGTTCGTCGGCTGGCGCGGGCCGATCATGCGAGCCCTCGGCGGGATCCCCGTGGACCGTTCCGACCCCAGCCGCATCGTCGCCGAGGTCGTCCAGCGGGTCCATGCCGGCGAGGAGTTCGGCCTGGTCGTCACGCCCGACGGCACCCGCAGCGGGAACACGCATTGGAAGTCGGGGTTCTACCGGATCGCTCGCCAGGCCGGGATGCCCGTGACGCTCGGCTACGTCGACGGGCCGACGCGGACCGCCGGGCTCGGCCCGACCTTCGACCTCACTGGTGACGTCGCGGCGGACATGGACCGCATCCGCACGTTCTACGCCGACAAGCGCGGCGTCCGCCCGGCGCATCGCGTCGAGCCGCGCCTGCGCGAGGAGGATCGGGAGGACTGA
- a CDS encoding sodium-translocating pyrophosphatase has protein sequence MNPEPIQLSAASLTTVGVIVVIALVAVAMALRFRTEVLRARPGTESMNEVAGAVQEGAAAYLRRQLRTLGVFAVIAFVLLLLLPAHGATGAEGMLLRGARSVAFLAGAAFSGLIGYLGMWLAVRANVRVAAAARETGRDTAMLIAVRTGACVGMATIGFGLLGAGAVVLLFRSDAPLVLEGFGFGAAMVAMFMRVGGGIFTKAADVGADLVGKVEQNIPEDDPRNAATIADNVGDNVGDCAGMAADLFESYAVTLVAALILGRAAFGEAGMVFPLLVPAIGVITALIGIYLTTPRAGESALRTIRRSFVLSAIISAVLCTVAAFVYLPGSFAELGVSDVTATVDDPRILAAGSVAIGIALGVLILFLTGYYTSTEDRPVRQVAGTSRTGAATVVLSGFSLGLESAVFTALVIAAAVFGAFLLGGAGIAGLFAIALAGCGLLTTVGVIVAMDTFGPVTDNAQGIAEMSGDVDGEGAQVLTELDAVGNTTKAITKGIAIATAVLAATALFGSYTDAIHGVLGDRYQDFLDQSVVFAPQTLVGVIIGASVVFLFSGLAISAVGRAAGAVVLEVRRQFREITGIMDGSAKPEYGRVVDIVTRDSLRELATPGLLAVAAPIAVGFGLGAPSLAGYLAGAIAAGVLMAILLANSGGAWDNAKKIVEDGHHGGKGSAAHEATIIGDTVGDPFKDTAGPSINPLIKVMNLVAVLIAPAVVGMSALSGDANPLRYVIAAVAVAAIAVAVTISIRRGVVLDAPIEEFGDVEEAEEADLAARNGLEYSKEDPGSQQRGGL, from the coding sequence ATGAACCCGGAACCGATACAGCTGTCCGCCGCGAGCCTCACCACGGTCGGCGTGATCGTGGTGATCGCCCTGGTGGCGGTGGCGATGGCCCTGAGGTTCCGGACCGAGGTCCTGCGGGCGCGCCCCGGCACGGAGAGCATGAACGAGGTCGCGGGGGCGGTCCAGGAAGGCGCCGCCGCCTACCTGCGACGGCAGCTGCGCACCCTGGGCGTCTTCGCGGTGATCGCCTTCGTGCTGCTGCTCCTGCTGCCGGCGCACGGCGCCACCGGCGCGGAGGGCATGCTGCTGCGCGGCGCCCGATCGGTGGCGTTCCTGGCGGGTGCGGCGTTCTCCGGCCTGATCGGCTACCTGGGCATGTGGCTCGCGGTGCGGGCGAACGTCCGGGTCGCCGCGGCCGCTCGGGAGACCGGACGCGACACGGCGATGCTGATCGCCGTGCGCACCGGCGCCTGCGTCGGGATGGCGACCATCGGCTTCGGCCTGCTCGGGGCCGGCGCCGTGGTGCTCCTGTTCCGCAGCGACGCCCCGCTCGTCCTGGAGGGCTTCGGGTTCGGAGCGGCCATGGTCGCGATGTTCATGCGCGTCGGCGGAGGCATCTTCACCAAGGCCGCCGACGTCGGCGCCGACCTGGTGGGCAAGGTCGAGCAGAACATTCCCGAGGACGACCCGCGCAACGCCGCCACCATCGCCGACAACGTCGGGGACAACGTGGGCGACTGCGCCGGGATGGCCGCGGACCTGTTCGAGTCCTACGCCGTGACCCTGGTCGCGGCGCTGATCCTGGGCCGTGCCGCCTTCGGCGAGGCCGGGATGGTCTTCCCGCTGCTGGTCCCCGCGATCGGCGTGATCACGGCCCTCATCGGGATCTACCTGACCACGCCGCGCGCCGGTGAGAGCGCGCTGCGCACCATCCGACGCTCGTTCGTGCTCTCGGCGATCATCTCGGCGGTGCTGTGCACGGTGGCGGCGTTCGTCTACCTCCCGGGCAGCTTCGCCGAGCTCGGCGTCTCCGACGTCACGGCCACGGTCGACGATCCGCGGATCCTCGCGGCGGGCTCCGTGGCGATCGGCATCGCCCTCGGCGTGCTGATCCTGTTCCTGACCGGCTACTACACCAGCACCGAGGACCGTCCGGTGCGCCAGGTGGCCGGGACCTCCCGCACCGGGGCGGCGACCGTGGTGCTCTCCGGGTTCTCGCTGGGCCTGGAATCCGCGGTGTTCACCGCCCTGGTGATCGCGGCCGCGGTCTTCGGCGCGTTCCTGCTGGGCGGTGCCGGCATCGCCGGACTGTTCGCGATCGCCCTGGCCGGCTGCGGGCTGCTGACCACCGTCGGCGTGATCGTCGCGATGGACACCTTCGGCCCGGTGACCGACAACGCCCAGGGCATCGCCGAGATGTCCGGGGACGTCGACGGCGAGGGCGCGCAGGTGCTCACCGAGCTCGACGCGGTCGGCAACACCACCAAGGCCATCACCAAGGGGATCGCGATCGCCACCGCCGTGCTCGCGGCCACCGCGCTGTTCGGCTCGTACACCGACGCCATCCATGGCGTGCTCGGCGATCGCTACCAGGACTTCCTGGACCAGTCCGTCGTCTTCGCCCCGCAGACCCTGGTGGGCGTGATCATCGGCGCCTCGGTCGTGTTCCTGTTCTCCGGTCTCGCGATCAGCGCCGTCGGCCGAGCGGCCGGTGCCGTGGTCCTCGAGGTGCGCCGACAGTTCCGGGAGATCACCGGGATCATGGACGGCAGCGCGAAGCCGGAGTACGGCCGGGTGGTCGACATCGTCACCCGCGACTCGCTGCGGGAGCTGGCCACCCCCGGCCTGCTCGCGGTCGCCGCCCCGATCGCCGTGGGCTTCGGCCTCGGGGCCCCCTCCCTGGCCGGCTACCTCGCCGGCGCCATCGCCGCCGGCGTGCTGATGGCGATCCTGCTCGCCAACTCCGGAGGTGCCTGGGACAACGCCAAGAAGATCGTCGAGGACGGCCACCACGGAGGCAAGGGCTCCGCCGCCCATGAGGCGACGATCATCGGCGACACCGTCGGCGACCCGTTCAAGGACACTGCTGGTCCGTCGATCAACCCGCTGATCAAGGTGATGAACCTGGTGGCCGTGCTGATCGCCCCGGCCGTGGTGGGGATGTCCGCGCTCAGCGGGGACGCGAATCCCCTGCGGTACGTGATCGCCGCGGTGGCCGTCGCCGCGATCGCGGTGGCGGTGACGATCTCCATCCGCCGCGGCGTCGTGCTGGACGCCCCGATCGAGGAGTTCGGGGATGTCGAGGAAGCTGAGGAGGCCGATCTGGCTGCCCGGAACGGCCTCGAGTATTCGAAGGAGGACCCTGGTTCTCAGCAGCGTGGCGGGTTATGA
- a CDS encoding phosphatase PAP2 family protein, with the protein MVADSEMSPRTPIDSPLERHLTRARSVTWIGRLTSPWTLAISLLAVILLAGGPLQQLDLFLAKMWLYRINPDLIWFAQNVLDRIASNAVCLPALAVVAIVLARRRRSWRPIVFTLLTEAAFLIGVGGMKVFLARGVTYDRDPRFFQAGFFEKGSEGISFPSGHAAEAVLIYGAVVYLIARYSSASPRLVRLLCWGVGAITVNSVVVSFMLGWHWASDLVGGVLAGGLFLRLLIDGDERSRARRDDGDGAPGRAAPRNRASSVIEVHPHRHLH; encoded by the coding sequence ATGGTCGCCGATTCTGAGATGTCCCCCCGCACCCCGATCGACTCACCGCTGGAACGCCACCTGACCCGGGCCCGCAGCGTGACGTGGATCGGGCGGCTGACCTCACCCTGGACGCTCGCGATCTCCCTGCTCGCGGTGATCCTCCTCGCCGGAGGACCCCTGCAGCAGCTGGACCTGTTCCTGGCCAAGATGTGGCTCTACCGCATCAACCCCGACCTGATCTGGTTCGCGCAGAACGTCCTGGACCGCATCGCCAGCAACGCGGTCTGTCTGCCCGCCCTGGCCGTCGTCGCGATCGTGCTGGCCCGGCGCCGACGCTCCTGGCGCCCGATCGTGTTCACGCTGCTGACCGAGGCGGCCTTCCTCATCGGTGTCGGCGGGATGAAGGTGTTCCTGGCGCGGGGGGTCACCTACGATCGCGATCCCCGGTTCTTCCAGGCCGGTTTCTTCGAGAAGGGGTCCGAGGGGATCAGCTTCCCCTCCGGCCACGCCGCGGAGGCCGTGCTCATCTACGGCGCGGTCGTGTACCTGATCGCCCGCTACAGCAGTGCTTCCCCGAGACTGGTGCGTCTGCTGTGCTGGGGCGTCGGAGCGATCACGGTCAATTCCGTGGTGGTCTCGTTCATGCTCGGCTGGCACTGGGCCAGCGACCTCGTCGGCGGAGTGCTCGCCGGCGGCCTGTTCCTGCGCCTGCTGATCGACGGGGACGAGCGCTCCCGAGCGAGACGGGACGACGGGGACGGCGCTCCCGGGCGCGCGGCCCCTCGGAATCGGGCGTCGTCGGTGATCGAGGTCCATCCTCACCGGCACCTCCACTGA
- a CDS encoding sensor histidine kinase, producing the protein MSTVVHPAPPAPNHCDEHVLPLIARRPVPWYALAWSPLLLLAPIVGTIQDGHPGQLLALLLLAAAHLATTLARDRLGPGRRTEVLVAASTVMVAGYQVLWSEHQVFLYPLLALGMAVGIRRRTAMGFVGGLAVSGAVAAGFTTGSLADALVFAVVTYMAGISAHLIDVLAETAAALRATQGRLARTAVVEERERFSRDLHDLLGHTLSLIVVKAEAVRRFVPVDPAAAGEHAQGIEEIGRTALGEVRQAVAGYREVTLEDELEAADAALTDAGVQVEVTADAPALPPAVDRLFAWVVREGTTNILRHARARTVTILVESDGGEATVEITDDGSARGRADPGRQQERGPTRPGSGLSGLRERAELLDGVLAADHTEGGFRLGVSVPTGEGTTP; encoded by the coding sequence ATGAGCACCGTCGTCCATCCCGCGCCGCCGGCACCGAACCACTGCGACGAGCACGTCCTGCCGCTGATCGCCCGTCGCCCCGTACCCTGGTACGCCCTGGCATGGTCGCCCCTCCTGCTGCTCGCCCCGATCGTCGGCACGATCCAGGACGGGCATCCCGGGCAGCTGCTGGCCCTGCTGCTCCTCGCCGCCGCGCACCTCGCGACGACTCTGGCGCGAGATCGGCTCGGTCCTGGCCGGCGCACGGAGGTGCTGGTCGCCGCCTCCACCGTGATGGTGGCCGGATATCAGGTCCTCTGGAGCGAGCACCAGGTCTTCCTCTACCCGCTGCTGGCCCTCGGGATGGCCGTCGGGATCCGGCGCCGGACGGCGATGGGATTCGTCGGCGGCCTCGCCGTCAGCGGTGCCGTCGCCGCAGGATTCACCACCGGCTCTCTCGCCGACGCCCTGGTCTTCGCCGTCGTGACGTACATGGCGGGCATCAGCGCCCACCTGATCGATGTCCTCGCCGAGACCGCAGCGGCCCTCCGTGCGACGCAGGGACGTCTCGCCCGCACCGCCGTCGTCGAGGAGCGCGAACGCTTCTCCCGCGACCTCCACGACCTGCTCGGACACACGCTGTCCCTGATCGTCGTGAAAGCCGAGGCGGTGCGACGCTTCGTCCCCGTCGACCCGGCCGCGGCCGGCGAGCACGCCCAGGGCATCGAGGAGATCGGCCGCACCGCCCTGGGCGAGGTGCGCCAGGCAGTCGCCGGCTACCGGGAGGTCACCCTGGAGGATGAGCTGGAGGCCGCCGACGCCGCCCTGACCGACGCCGGGGTGCAGGTCGAGGTGACCGCGGACGCCCCCGCGCTGCCGCCGGCCGTGGATCGACTGTTCGCCTGGGTGGTGCGAGAGGGGACGACCAACATCCTGCGCCACGCCCGCGCCCGGACCGTCACGATCCTCGTGGAGTCCGACGGGGGCGAGGCCACGGTGGAGATCACCGACGACGGCAGCGCGCGCGGACGCGCCGATCCAGGACGACAGCAGGAGAGGGGACCGACGCGGCCCGGCTCCGGACTGTCCGGTCTGCGCGAGCGCGCCGAACTGCTGGACGGCGTGCTCGCCGCCGACCACACCGAGGGCGGATTCCGGCTCGGCGTGAGCGTGCCGACGGGGGAGGGGACGACCCCATGA
- a CDS encoding amino acid ABC transporter permease, producing MNGFIELFAEYDVLGAFWMNIKLMLLAAVGSFILGTILALFRISPVASFRTIGTAYINIVRNTPLTIIMVLGVLAVWGQLKVEFFSDFDLNFFTYAVIALSLYHASFVCEAIRSGVNTVPLGQVEAARAIGLTFLPAARIVVLPQALRGAVTPLGNTLIALTKNTTVAAAASVAEASGLMSTMIEFNPNLMIYIFLTIAIGFCILVIPMGIVTTWLSDKLAVAR from the coding sequence ATGAACGGATTCATAGAACTCTTCGCCGAATACGACGTGCTCGGCGCCTTCTGGATGAACATCAAGCTGATGCTGCTGGCCGCCGTCGGCTCGTTCATCCTGGGCACGATCCTGGCCCTGTTCCGGATCTCCCCGGTGGCCTCGTTCCGCACCATCGGCACCGCATACATCAACATCGTCCGCAATACGCCGCTGACGATCATCATGGTGCTCGGCGTCCTCGCCGTCTGGGGGCAGCTGAAGGTCGAGTTCTTCTCGGACTTCGACCTGAACTTCTTCACCTACGCCGTGATCGCGCTGTCGCTCTACCACGCCTCGTTCGTCTGCGAGGCGATCCGCTCCGGCGTCAACACGGTGCCGCTGGGGCAGGTCGAGGCCGCACGCGCCATCGGGCTGACCTTCCTCCCGGCTGCCCGGATCGTGGTGCTGCCCCAGGCGCTGCGCGGAGCGGTCACGCCGCTGGGCAACACGCTGATCGCCCTGACCAAGAACACCACGGTCGCCGCCGCGGCCTCCGTGGCGGAGGCATCCGGCCTGATGAGCACCATGATCGAGTTCAATCCGAACCTGATGATCTACATCTTCCTCACGATCGCGATCGGCTTCTGCATCCTGGTGATCCCGATGGGCATCGTGACGACCTGGCTCTCCGACAAGCTGGCGGTGGCACGATGA
- a CDS encoding response regulator transcription factor, whose translation MNAVTAPPRTMVVVAEDQTMMRSALTGLLGLEADLLVVGDVERGDQVVEAVTVHRPDVLVLDIELPGRSGLDVIDEVLRASPGTAVIIVTTFGRAGYLRRAMDAGARGFLVKDDPVEDLAGAIRTVAAGSTVVDPVLAAQALRAGPSPLTVREREVLVASDGGAPIAEMADALHLSSSTVRNYLSSAIGKTAARNRAEALRAAREEGWL comes from the coding sequence ATGAATGCCGTGACCGCGCCGCCCCGGACCATGGTGGTGGTCGCCGAGGACCAGACGATGATGCGCTCGGCCCTGACCGGCCTGCTCGGGCTCGAAGCCGATCTTCTCGTGGTCGGGGACGTGGAGCGCGGCGACCAGGTGGTCGAGGCCGTGACCGTGCATCGCCCGGACGTGCTGGTCCTGGACATCGAGCTGCCGGGACGCAGCGGGCTGGACGTGATCGACGAGGTGCTGAGGGCCAGTCCCGGCACAGCGGTCATCATCGTGACCACCTTCGGCCGCGCCGGCTACCTGCGACGCGCCATGGACGCCGGGGCCCGCGGCTTCCTGGTCAAGGACGACCCGGTGGAGGATCTGGCGGGGGCGATCCGGACGGTGGCCGCCGGGAGCACCGTCGTCGACCCCGTGCTGGCGGCCCAGGCGCTGCGCGCCGGGCCGAGCCCGCTGACCGTGCGCGAGCGTGAGGTCCTGGTCGCCTCCGACGGCGGGGCGCCCATCGCCGAGATGGCCGACGCCCTGCACCTCTCGTCGAGCACGGTGCGCAACTACCTCTCCAGCGCCATCGGGAAGACCGCAGCGCGCAACCGTGCGGAGGCCCTGCGGGCGGCGCGGGAGGAAGGATGGCTGTAG
- a CDS encoding DUF3152 domain-containing protein translates to MPLPSDDRPHLELTRRGRLLRSVLVVVVLIVLVVAVTAIVRAVAGQGDPSSGAASSLTGTAEEPDAPDPSDAGGSSDGSASDADGAESAEDPASSTPEAETPAADRAAAEGAADPSDEEIQRSGDVGDGTWTAAEPAGDSAPEAATVHTYAVRVEDGIDLDAEEVAGQIEEILADDRGWTAREDVAFEQVASGEDADFTISLASPPTADELCLPAETGGLWNCRVGADVVLNSDRWQLMTPTYDDLPAYRAYMVNHEVGHFLGHDHVPCGGEGEPAPVMLQQSMGLDGCEPNAWPLGEGEN, encoded by the coding sequence GTGCCCCTCCCATCGGATGACCGCCCCCATCTCGAGCTCACGCGCCGGGGTCGACTGCTGCGGTCGGTGCTGGTCGTGGTGGTGCTGATCGTCCTCGTGGTCGCCGTGACCGCGATCGTGCGGGCTGTCGCCGGACAGGGCGATCCGTCCTCCGGTGCGGCCTCCTCGCTCACGGGGACGGCCGAGGAGCCGGACGCCCCCGATCCGTCGGACGCGGGCGGCTCATCCGACGGCAGCGCCTCCGATGCCGACGGTGCGGAATCGGCCGAGGACCCCGCATCGTCGACGCCGGAGGCCGAGACTCCGGCGGCCGATCGCGCGGCGGCCGAGGGTGCGGCGGACCCGTCGGACGAGGAGATCCAGCGCTCCGGCGACGTCGGCGACGGCACCTGGACCGCGGCCGAGCCCGCCGGCGACTCCGCGCCGGAGGCGGCGACCGTGCACACCTACGCCGTCCGCGTCGAGGACGGCATCGACCTGGACGCCGAGGAGGTGGCCGGCCAGATCGAGGAGATCCTGGCCGACGACCGCGGCTGGACCGCGCGCGAGGATGTCGCCTTCGAGCAGGTCGCCTCCGGCGAGGACGCGGACTTCACGATCTCCCTGGCCTCCCCGCCGACCGCCGACGAGCTCTGCCTGCCGGCGGAGACGGGCGGTCTGTGGAACTGTCGGGTCGGTGCGGACGTGGTGCTGAACTCGGATCGCTGGCAGCTGATGACGCCCACCTATGACGATCTCCCGGCGTACCGCGCCTACATGGTCAATCACGAGGTGGGGCACTTCCTGGGCCACGACCACGTCCCCTGCGGCGGCGAGGGCGAGCCGGCCCCGGTGATGCTCCAGCAGTCGATGGGCCTGGACGGCTGCGAGCCCAACGCCTGGCCGCTGGGCGAGGGCGAGAACTGA
- a CDS encoding glutamate ABC transporter substrate-binding protein, with protein sequence MRKKLLSAAALAASTVLVMTACSPSQSGGGDGADGGGGGGEGGGDTVRIGIKYDQPGLGFREGDSDPVGFDVEVAKYVAGELGYAEDDIEWVQTPSANRENALEGGEVDMILASYSITPERDERVDFAGPYFVAGQDLLVRAGESDITGPETLDGKNLCSVTGSTSAQAIKDDYSEGVELVEQGGYAECVTYLESGQVDAVTTDDIILAGLAATPENAGKFEVVGNAFTVERYGVGIPTGSDQCEAINEAITKMKDEGAWQEALDTATEGTGYTPDEELNTGPESELESCDD encoded by the coding sequence ATGCGCAAGAAGCTTCTCTCCGCGGCGGCGCTGGCCGCCTCGACCGTTCTCGTCATGACCGCCTGCTCCCCGTCCCAATCCGGCGGCGGCGACGGCGCCGACGGCGGTGGTGGCGGTGGCGAAGGCGGCGGCGACACCGTCCGCATCGGCATCAAGTACGACCAGCCCGGCCTGGGCTTCCGCGAGGGCGACAGCGACCCGGTCGGTTTCGACGTCGAGGTGGCCAAGTACGTCGCCGGCGAGCTCGGGTATGCCGAGGACGACATCGAATGGGTCCAGACCCCGTCGGCGAACCGCGAGAACGCCCTGGAGGGCGGCGAGGTCGACATGATCCTCGCGAGCTACTCCATCACTCCCGAGCGGGACGAGCGGGTGGACTTCGCCGGTCCCTACTTCGTGGCCGGCCAGGACCTGCTGGTCCGCGCGGGCGAGTCGGACATCACCGGCCCCGAGACCCTGGACGGCAAGAACCTCTGCTCGGTCACGGGGTCCACCTCCGCCCAGGCGATCAAGGACGACTACTCCGAGGGCGTGGAGCTCGTGGAGCAGGGCGGCTATGCCGAGTGCGTGACCTACCTCGAGTCCGGTCAGGTCGACGCCGTGACCACCGATGACATCATCCTGGCCGGTCTGGCCGCGACCCCGGAGAACGCCGGGAAGTTCGAGGTCGTCGGCAACGCGTTCACGGTCGAGCGCTACGGAGTCGGTATCCCCACCGGCTCGGACCAGTGCGAGGCGATCAACGAGGCGATCACGAAGATGAAGGACGAGGGAGCCTGGCAGGAGGCCCTGGACACGGCCACGGAGGGCACCGGCTACACCCCCGATGAGGAGCTGAACACCGGTCCGGAGTCCGAGCTCGAATCCTGCGACGACTGA
- a CDS encoding amino acid ABC transporter ATP-binding protein yields the protein MTQTTPGSEGPPAGAPAEKRPLVELTNVNKHFGSFQALTDIDLTIPEGQVAIVIGPSGSGKSTLCRTINRLETIDDGGTIRIDGTALPEEGKALAQLRADVGMVFQSFNLFAHKSILENVTVGPIKVKGLKKAQATQEAMALLERVGVAQQAKKMPAELSGGQQQRVAIARALAMKPKVMLFDEPTSALDPEMVQEVLDVMVQLAKEGMTMVVVTHEMGFARQAGDRVVFMDEGRVLEDTDPESFFTDPQHERAKNFLGKILAH from the coding sequence ATGACGCAGACCACACCGGGATCCGAGGGTCCCCCTGCCGGCGCTCCAGCGGAGAAGCGTCCGCTCGTCGAACTGACGAATGTCAACAAGCACTTCGGGTCGTTCCAGGCCCTCACCGACATCGACCTGACCATCCCGGAGGGTCAGGTCGCGATCGTGATCGGACCGTCGGGCTCGGGCAAGTCCACCCTGTGCCGCACCATCAACCGGCTGGAGACGATCGACGACGGCGGCACCATCCGCATCGACGGCACGGCGCTGCCCGAGGAGGGCAAGGCCCTCGCTCAGCTGCGCGCCGACGTGGGCATGGTGTTCCAGTCCTTCAACCTGTTCGCCCACAAGTCGATCCTGGAGAACGTCACCGTGGGGCCGATCAAGGTCAAGGGCCTGAAGAAGGCCCAGGCCACCCAGGAGGCCATGGCGCTGCTGGAGCGCGTCGGCGTCGCCCAGCAGGCCAAGAAGATGCCCGCCGAGCTCTCCGGCGGTCAGCAGCAGCGCGTCGCCATCGCTCGCGCCCTGGCGATGAAGCCCAAGGTCATGCTGTTCGATGAGCCGACCTCGGCGCTGGATCCGGAGATGGTCCAGGAGGTCCTGGACGTCATGGTCCAGCTGGCCAAGGAGGGCATGACCATGGTCGTCGTCACCCACGAGATGGGGTTCGCCCGCCAGGCCGGTGACCGCGTCGTCTTCATGGATGAGGGGCGCGTCCTGGAGGACACCGACCCCGAATCCTTCTTCACGGATCCGCAGCACGAACGCGCCAAGAACTTCCTCGGGAAGATCCTGGCGCACTGA